Proteins from a single region of Octopus bimaculoides isolate UCB-OBI-ISO-001 chromosome 11, ASM119413v2, whole genome shotgun sequence:
- the LOC106876984 gene encoding rRNA-processing protein UTP23 homolog, protein MKILREKKVKKILAFYKNYFHFRTPYQVLIDGTFCLAALNSHLDINDVLSKYLQSEIRLFTTSCAIAEAHSLEKLFPGLLPQLCSCQVCSCGHKKKAVSVVECFKSMVNNNNNNHYILCTQDKKIQKVLRKTPGVPIIFIDRTVCIEQPSKVSQQIATDGFDGEVEELNYEDKVLNQLKERILVKKPRVDFKKQKSKKGANPLSCKKKKVVNVVPSKDNGIKKSRKRRKKYKVSSHIKELLKNIQQ, encoded by the exons ATGAAGATTTTAcgagaaaaaaaagttaaaaaaattttagcATTTTATAAGAATTATTTTCACTTCCGAACACCATACCAAGTTTTAATTGATGGGACATTTTGTTTAGCTGCACTTAACTCTCATCTTGATATAAATGATGTCCTCTCTAAATATTTGCAAAGTGAAATCCGGCTTTTTACCACCTCGTGTGCAATTGCAGAGGCACATAGTTTAG AAAAATTGTTTCCAGGTCTTTTACCTCAACTGTGCAGTTGTCAAGTATGTTCATGTGGGCACAAAAAGAAAGCAGTATCAGTAGTTGAGTGTTTCAAGAGTatggtcaataataataataataaccattatattttatgcacacaG gacaagaaaattcagaaggttCTTCGAAAAACTCCTGGTGTTCCCATCATTTTCATTGATAGAACTGTCTGTATTGAGCAACCAAGCAAAGTTTCTCAGCAAATAGCAACAGATGGTTTTGATGGAGAAGTGGAGGAATTAAATTATGAAGACAAAGTATTAAATCAGTTAAAAGAAAGGATTTTGGTTAAAAAACCTCGTGTTGATTTTAAGAAGCAAAAATCAAAGAAGGGAGCTAATCCATTGTCATGCAAGAAAAAGAAAGTTGTAAATGTTGTTCCTAGCAAAGACAATGGCATCAAAAAATCtcgcaaaagaagaaaaaaatataaggttTCTTCTCATATTAAAgaacttttgaaaaatattcaGCAATGA